A region from the Phycisphaerales bacterium genome encodes:
- a CDS encoding PH domain-containing protein — MAATIVGIPLAIVWFFGVGSWWADHYYHKLRCEVDARTLRFRKGVLVQVEKTIPLENIQDVTFIEGPILRKFNLTTLKFETAGHSAGLAADMQLTGIIDAHVFRQRILEAREALRVQGGGGGAQTRAVPETSATDLPPAPHPDHAAVLERIASRLDEIAALLRDRG; from the coding sequence ATGGCCGCGACGATCGTGGGGATCCCGCTCGCGATCGTGTGGTTCTTCGGCGTGGGCTCCTGGTGGGCCGACCACTACTACCACAAACTCAGGTGCGAGGTCGACGCCAGGACGCTCCGCTTCCGCAAGGGCGTCCTCGTCCAGGTCGAGAAGACCATCCCGCTCGAGAACATCCAGGACGTCACGTTCATCGAGGGTCCGATCCTCCGGAAGTTCAACCTGACGACCCTCAAGTTCGAGACCGCCGGCCACAGCGCGGGGCTGGCCGCCGACATGCAACTGACGGGGATCATCGACGCCCACGTCTTCCGTCAGCGCATCCTCGAGGCCCGCGAGGCGCTGCGGGTGCAGGGGGGAGGAGGGGGGGCACAGACACGAGCCGTCCCCGAAACGTCGGCGACCGACCTTCCCCCCGCCCCCCACCCCGATCACGCCGCGGTCCTCGAACGCATCGCCTCCCGCCTCGACGAGATCGCGGCCCTGCTGCGCGACCGCGGCTGA
- a CDS encoding M28 family peptidase: MNHRTTLDLLVRASLAAIVLSPLALAQTATHVADGENAHAAADPSVNPHASPTAAPRFPAADAETLAADTLTFRQHDTTLSSAYFEGRAPGTQGNRRAADYVEFEFRSLGLEPAFPDTNPDEPPADWYAHKGTTYRQPFEAPPSRRPGDSFKVTTQSLSFPLPSVEVAAPVHTVLTPGTDFAVLGDSGSGNLTAQVVFAGYSIDDPDRPYTNFPDGHADLSGKIALLLRFEPMDSRGRSRWTTTGWSPSSSLAMKFDNLVRRGASGIILVNPPGADDPRANSIDGLSNPGGGGKDVPMVLMSTEAGDRLVKALDKEHRSLADFRALADNLDSPCGLIPLSDTAHATLAVSVERVPLMTDNVGALLRGHGDLAKELVVIGAHYDHVGYGYFGSRGPDDVGKLHPGADDNASGTSGLLILARKLAADYAAMQPGEEGGGARSILFLAFSAEESGLVGSRFYCKNPIAPFADHTLMINLDMIGRLRDGKVELQGCDTADGLREMVDPYATTSGLTIAFKKGGSGPSDHASFYAKKIPVLFPFTGLHREYHSPRDTFDLINSEGAAQLVDFVYRVALEASTRTQRLVFHDAGGSDSPGPVRTGGGVRFGISPGDYSGSEPGVLVGDVFPNTPAAKAGVKQDDLIVEWDGNKLTDVENWMPYFSKAKPGDKVTIVVLRGKDRKERVTMEVTLEARGGAR; the protein is encoded by the coding sequence ATGAATCACCGCACGACACTCGACCTGCTCGTCCGCGCCTCGCTCGCCGCGATCGTGCTCTCGCCGCTCGCCCTCGCCCAGACCGCCACGCACGTGGCCGATGGCGAGAACGCCCACGCCGCGGCCGATCCAAGCGTCAATCCGCACGCCTCCCCCACCGCCGCCCCGCGCTTCCCCGCCGCCGATGCCGAGACCCTCGCCGCCGACACGCTCACCTTCCGCCAGCACGACACGACGCTCTCGAGCGCGTACTTCGAGGGCCGCGCCCCCGGCACCCAGGGCAACCGCCGGGCCGCCGACTACGTCGAGTTCGAGTTCCGCTCCTTGGGCCTCGAGCCCGCCTTCCCCGACACCAATCCCGACGAGCCGCCCGCCGACTGGTACGCCCACAAGGGCACGACCTACCGCCAGCCCTTCGAGGCCCCACCCTCGCGCCGCCCCGGCGATTCCTTCAAGGTCACGACGCAATCGCTCTCGTTCCCCTTGCCCAGCGTCGAGGTCGCGGCTCCGGTCCACACCGTCCTGACTCCCGGCACCGACTTCGCCGTGCTGGGTGACTCCGGCTCGGGGAACCTCACCGCCCAGGTTGTCTTCGCCGGCTACTCGATCGACGACCCCGACCGCCCCTACACCAACTTCCCCGACGGGCACGCGGACCTCTCGGGCAAGATCGCCCTGCTGCTTCGCTTTGAGCCGATGGACTCGCGCGGGCGCAGCCGCTGGACCACGACCGGGTGGTCTCCCTCGTCGTCGCTGGCGATGAAGTTCGACAACCTCGTCCGCCGCGGCGCCTCGGGGATCATCCTCGTCAACCCGCCCGGGGCCGACGACCCGCGTGCCAACTCCATCGACGGCCTGAGCAATCCGGGAGGCGGCGGCAAAGACGTGCCCATGGTCCTCATGTCCACCGAGGCCGGCGACCGACTCGTCAAGGCCCTCGACAAGGAACACCGCTCCCTCGCCGACTTCCGCGCCCTGGCCGACAACCTCGACTCGCCCTGCGGCCTCATCCCCCTCTCCGACACGGCCCACGCCACGCTCGCCGTCTCCGTCGAGCGCGTCCCGCTCATGACCGACAACGTCGGCGCTCTCCTCCGCGGGCACGGCGACCTGGCGAAGGAACTCGTCGTCATCGGCGCCCACTACGACCACGTCGGCTACGGCTACTTCGGCTCGCGCGGGCCCGACGACGTCGGCAAACTCCACCCCGGTGCCGACGACAACGCCTCGGGGACCAGCGGCCTGCTCATCCTCGCGCGCAAACTCGCCGCCGACTACGCGGCGATGCAACCCGGTGAGGAGGGAGGGGGGGCGCGTTCGATTCTCTTCCTTGCCTTCTCCGCCGAGGAGTCCGGCCTCGTCGGCTCGCGGTTCTATTGCAAGAACCCGATCGCGCCCTTCGCCGACCACACCCTCATGATCAACCTCGACATGATCGGCCGCCTCAGGGACGGCAAGGTCGAACTCCAGGGGTGCGACACCGCCGACGGCCTTCGCGAGATGGTCGATCCTTATGCCACGACCTCCGGCCTCACCATCGCCTTCAAGAAGGGGGGGAGCGGCCCCAGCGACCACGCCTCCTTCTATGCCAAGAAGATCCCCGTCCTCTTCCCCTTCACGGGCCTCCATCGCGAGTACCACTCGCCGCGCGACACCTTCGACCTCATCAACAGCGAGGGCGCGGCCCAACTCGTGGACTTCGTCTACCGCGTCGCCCTCGAGGCCTCGACGAGAACACAGCGCCTCGTGTTTCATGACGCCGGCGGCAGTGACAGCCCCGGCCCCGTCCGCACCGGCGGAGGAGTCCGCTTCGGCATCTCGCCCGGTGATTACAGCGGCTCCGAGCCGGGCGTCCTCGTCGGCGACGTCTTCCCCAACACCCCGGCGGCGAAGGCCGGCGTCAAGCAGGACGACCTCATCGTCGAGTGGGACGGAAACAAACTCACCGACGTCGAGAACTGGATGCCCTACTTCAGCAAGGCCAAGCCCGGCGACAAGGTCACGATCGTCGTCCTCCGCGGCAAGGACCGCAAGGAACGCGTCACGATGGAGGTCACGCTCGAGGCGCGGGGCGGCGCCCGCTAA
- the gcvP gene encoding aminomethyl-transferring glycine dehydrogenase produces the protein MKTAVSSGRGVKTSAGKGAGAKAKGAGKATGGSDHSSAVAKAIGPTDTFVHRHVGPDDRDIQAMLEVLGYPTLDALTRAAVPGGIALKEPMTLGGSAARSGDTMFGRGEHELLGELREMARENVVFKSYLGMGYHGTITPGVIQRNILENPGWYTQYTPYQAEISQGRLEALLNFQTMICDLTGLPLAGASLLDEGTAAAEAMAMCFAVAGNAEGGRGVFVVSDDCHPQTIGVCRTRAKSMGITLKTVHGASGAGGHEPVDLAGADLSKVCGVLVQYPTTDGRVECYEKICEKVHAAGAMMVVAADPLALTLLKPPGEWCGGQNSSSGGGADVVIGSAQRFGVPMGFGGPHAAFIAARESHARKMPGRIIGVSRDAQGGRALRMAIQTREQHIRREKATSNICTAQALLAIMAGMYGVYHGPMGLKAIATRIHTMAMALRAALAEGGVRVNSDDCIFDCLRAFPKDLAKVRTRAEAARVNLRYFDTGSGGGVGITLDETTTVPDLETLCEVLGASKADVRGAIAKVGNAGSDAKGSSSHGIPPVFARTSAFMTHPIFNTHQSETEMLRYIFKLQGRDLSLAHSMIPLGSCTMKLNATAEMAPVTWDEFGNLHPFAPASQTAGYRRLFRDLEEWLCAITGFAAVSLQPNAGSQGEYAGLLVIRAYHESRGEGHRNVCLIPESAHGTNPASAVIAGFNVVAIANKDNGDIDLVDLRAKAKEHAANLGALMVTYPSTYGVFEDEIVEICSIVHEHGGQVYMDGANMNAQVGLTSPGFIGADVCHLNLHKTFCIPHGGGGPGMGPIGVAKHLAPFLPGHPVVSPFENASKTGVGSRAIGPVSAAPWGSPSILPISWVYIALMGAEGLTRATQVAILNANYMAKRLEKHYKVLFRGDHGCVAHEFIVDVRPFDQSAGIKPDDIAKRLMDFGFHAPTMSWPVPGTLMIEPTESESKAELDRFCDAMVAIREEIREIEQGALPKDSNPLKHAPHTFSVCCADDWTRPYSRERAAFPLPWVREHKFWPSVGRVDNPYGDRNLVCTCPPMSEYAQ, from the coding sequence ATGAAGACTGCGGTTTCGTCGGGCCGGGGCGTCAAGACGTCGGCGGGGAAGGGTGCAGGGGCGAAGGCCAAGGGAGCGGGGAAGGCGACGGGTGGCTCTGACCACTCGAGCGCGGTCGCGAAGGCCATCGGCCCGACCGACACCTTTGTCCATCGCCACGTCGGGCCCGATGACCGCGACATCCAGGCGATGCTCGAGGTGCTGGGATATCCGACGCTCGACGCGCTCACGAGGGCGGCCGTCCCGGGCGGGATCGCGCTCAAAGAGCCGATGACCCTCGGCGGGTCGGCGGCTCGAAGCGGCGACACCATGTTCGGGCGCGGCGAGCACGAACTGCTCGGCGAACTGCGCGAGATGGCGCGCGAGAATGTCGTCTTCAAGAGTTACCTTGGCATGGGGTACCACGGCACGATCACGCCGGGCGTGATCCAGCGGAACATCCTGGAGAATCCGGGGTGGTACACGCAGTACACGCCGTACCAGGCCGAGATCTCGCAGGGACGCCTCGAGGCGCTCCTGAACTTCCAGACGATGATCTGTGATCTCACGGGCCTGCCGCTGGCGGGAGCGTCGCTGCTTGACGAAGGGACAGCGGCGGCGGAGGCAATGGCGATGTGCTTCGCGGTCGCTGGGAACGCCGAGGGCGGGCGCGGCGTCTTCGTCGTTTCGGACGACTGCCATCCGCAGACCATCGGCGTGTGCAGGACGCGCGCGAAGTCGATGGGCATCACGCTCAAGACGGTGCACGGCGCCTCGGGCGCAGGCGGGCACGAGCCGGTGGATCTTGCAGGCGCGGATCTGTCGAAGGTCTGCGGCGTGCTCGTCCAGTATCCGACGACGGACGGGCGCGTCGAGTGTTACGAGAAGATCTGTGAGAAGGTGCACGCGGCGGGCGCGATGATGGTGGTGGCGGCGGACCCCTTGGCGCTGACGCTCCTCAAGCCGCCGGGCGAGTGGTGCGGCGGACAGAACTCGAGTTCGGGCGGTGGCGCCGATGTCGTCATCGGCAGCGCGCAGCGATTCGGCGTGCCGATGGGCTTCGGCGGGCCGCACGCGGCGTTCATCGCCGCCCGCGAGTCGCACGCGCGCAAGATGCCCGGGCGCATCATCGGCGTCTCGCGCGACGCCCAGGGCGGTCGGGCCCTGCGCATGGCGATCCAGACCCGCGAGCAGCACATCCGCCGAGAGAAGGCGACGAGCAACATCTGCACGGCCCAGGCGCTCCTGGCGATTATGGCCGGGATGTACGGCGTGTACCACGGGCCGATGGGCCTCAAGGCGATCGCGACACGCATCCACACGATGGCGATGGCGCTGCGGGCGGCGCTGGCCGAGGGCGGCGTGCGCGTGAACAGCGACGACTGCATCTTCGATTGTCTCCGCGCGTTCCCCAAGGATCTCGCAAAGGTGCGGACGCGGGCCGAGGCGGCACGGGTCAACCTGCGGTACTTCGACACCGGCTCGGGCGGCGGCGTGGGGATCACGCTCGACGAGACGACGACCGTTCCCGATCTCGAGACGCTGTGCGAGGTGCTTGGCGCAAGCAAGGCCGATGTCCGCGGCGCGATCGCGAAGGTCGGTAACGCGGGGAGTGATGCCAAGGGTTCGAGTTCCCACGGCATCCCGCCCGTCTTCGCGCGAACCAGCGCCTTCATGACCCACCCGATCTTCAACACCCACCAGAGCGAGACGGAGATGCTCCGCTACATCTTCAAGTTGCAGGGGCGCGACCTCTCGCTCGCCCACAGCATGATCCCGCTCGGGTCGTGCACGATGAAACTCAACGCGACCGCCGAGATGGCGCCGGTCACATGGGACGAGTTCGGCAACCTCCATCCCTTCGCCCCGGCGTCGCAGACGGCCGGGTATCGCCGCCTCTTCCGCGATCTCGAGGAGTGGCTCTGCGCGATCACGGGCTTCGCCGCGGTCTCGCTCCAGCCCAACGCGGGGTCGCAGGGGGAGTACGCCGGGCTTCTTGTGATCCGCGCGTACCACGAGTCCCGCGGCGAGGGGCACCGCAACGTCTGCCTCATCCCCGAGTCGGCGCACGGGACGAATCCCGCGTCTGCCGTTATCGCCGGGTTCAACGTCGTCGCCATCGCCAACAAGGACAACGGCGACATCGATCTCGTTGACCTCCGCGCCAAGGCGAAGGAGCACGCCGCGAATCTCGGCGCCCTCATGGTGACGTACCCCAGCACCTACGGCGTCTTCGAGGACGAGATCGTCGAGATCTGCTCCATCGTTCACGAGCACGGCGGACAGGTCTACATGGACGGCGCGAACATGAACGCCCAGGTCGGGCTCACCAGCCCCGGCTTCATCGGCGCCGACGTCTGCCACCTCAACCTGCACAAGACCTTCTGCATCCCGCACGGCGGCGGAGGCCCGGGCATGGGCCCCATCGGCGTCGCGAAGCACCTCGCTCCCTTCCTTCCCGGGCATCCGGTCGTCAGCCCCTTCGAGAACGCCTCGAAGACGGGCGTGGGGTCGAGGGCGATCGGCCCGGTGAGTGCCGCCCCGTGGGGCAGCCCCAGCATCCTTCCCATCAGTTGGGTCTACATCGCGCTCATGGGGGCTGAAGGCCTGACCCGCGCCACGCAGGTCGCGATCCTCAACGCCAACTACATGGCCAAGCGATTGGAGAAGCACTACAAGGTGCTCTTCCGCGGCGACCACGGCTGCGTCGCGCATGAGTTCATCGTCGATGTCCGCCCCTTCGACCAGTCCGCGGGCATCAAGCCCGACGACATCGCCAAGCGCCTCATGGACTTCGGCTTCCACGCCCCGACGATGTCGTGGCCCGTCCCCGGCACGCTCATGATCGAGCCCACCGAGAGCGAGAGCAAGGCCGAACTCGATCGGTTCTGCGACGCGATGGTCGCGATCCGGGAGGAGATCCGCGAGATCGAGCAGGGGGCATTGCCCAAGGACAGCAACCCGCTCAAGCACGCGCCGCACACCTTCAGCGTGTGTTGCGCGGATGATTGGACTAGGCCGTACTCGCGCGAGCGGGCGGCCTTCCCGCTCCCCTGGGTCCGCGAGCACAAGTTCTGGCCCAGCGTCGGCCGCGTGGACAATCCCTACGGCGACCGCAACCTCGTCTGCACCTGCCCGCCCATGAGCGAGTACGCCCAATGA
- a CDS encoding fumarylacetoacetate hydrolase family protein yields the protein MSEISLVRQEGGLGLAVREDGAPRDVPIQYILGIGLNYAEHAREQGKGLPERPMVFTKSPMSASQHRDAIVVPKVCQDRPQVDFEAELAVILGPTPTRDVPKDQALSRVWAYANANDVSARWWQKEGSGGQFCRGKSFDTFCPIGPRLVAPREVKDPQDLRVVCRVNGEIMQDATTRDMIFDVATLIAELSRGTTLPPGTVIMTGTPSGVGFARKPPVFLKDGDTVEIEIGEPKVFGTLKNTVRFE from the coding sequence ATGAGCGAGATATCACTCGTCCGACAGGAAGGCGGCCTCGGTCTCGCCGTGCGCGAGGACGGCGCCCCGCGCGACGTTCCCATCCAATACATCCTCGGCATCGGCCTGAACTACGCCGAGCACGCCCGCGAGCAGGGCAAGGGCCTTCCCGAGCGGCCCATGGTCTTCACCAAGAGCCCGATGAGCGCGAGCCAGCATCGCGACGCGATCGTCGTGCCGAAGGTTTGCCAGGATCGTCCGCAGGTGGACTTCGAGGCCGAACTCGCCGTGATCCTGGGGCCGACACCGACGCGCGATGTGCCGAAAGACCAGGCCCTCTCGCGCGTCTGGGCCTATGCCAACGCCAACGACGTCTCGGCCCGCTGGTGGCAGAAGGAGGGCTCGGGCGGGCAGTTCTGCCGGGGCAAGAGTTTCGACACCTTCTGCCCGATCGGCCCTAGGCTCGTCGCGCCAAGGGAGGTCAAGGATCCGCAGGATCTCCGCGTCGTCTGCCGCGTGAACGGCGAGATTATGCAGGACGCCACGACGCGCGACATGATCTTCGACGTCGCCACGCTCATCGCCGAACTCTCCCGCGGCACGACGCTCCCGCCGGGCACGGTGATCATGACGGGCACGCCCAGCGGCGTGGGCTTCGCGCGAAAGCCGCCGGTCTTCCTGAAGGATGGCGACACCGTCGAGATCGAGATCGGTGAGCCAAAGGTCTTCGGGACGCTCAAGAACACGGTGAGGTTTGAATAG
- the smpB gene encoding SsrA-binding protein SmpB, with amino-acid sequence MTAKKKPSPDERIIENRKARFDYAILDTLEVGIVLRGSEVKSVRDGQVSLNEGFVRAEMDPPQLLLHGVHIAEYAPSGRYVLGSGGSGGGSQHRPTRTRVLLAHKKEIVKLAKQFGEKGVSIVPLKLYFKNGYAKLLIGVGKGKSKHDKRQSIGKREAERDIQRAMSRRA; translated from the coding sequence GTGACCGCCAAGAAGAAACCATCTCCCGACGAACGCATCATCGAGAACCGCAAGGCTCGCTTTGACTATGCCATCCTCGACACGCTCGAGGTCGGGATCGTGCTGCGCGGCAGCGAGGTCAAGAGCGTCCGCGACGGGCAGGTCTCCCTGAACGAGGGCTTCGTCCGCGCCGAGATGGACCCGCCACAACTCCTCCTCCACGGCGTGCACATCGCCGAGTACGCCCCCTCGGGCAGGTACGTCCTCGGCAGCGGCGGCAGCGGCGGAGGCAGCCAGCACCGCCCCACGCGCACGCGCGTCCTCCTCGCCCACAAAAAGGAGATCGTCAAACTCGCCAAGCAGTTCGGCGAGAAGGGCGTCTCGATCGTGCCCCTCAAACTCTACTTCAAGAACGGCTACGCGAAACTCCTCATCGGCGTCGGCAAGGGCAAGAGCAAGCACGACAAGCGCCAGTCGATCGGCAAGCGCGAGGCCGAGCGGGACATCCAACGGGCGATGAGCCGAAGGGCGTGA
- a CDS encoding FRG domain-containing protein, which yields MTVKTIPCASASEVIAKLWEACPMETGPDGLQRRPWIFRGHACASWSLLASSHRELLKTRDQLVIDRRNANGIALNFNGTTDKIEPVRLRRIALIRATRSACLDRVLNFGRIASELGLLSGTSAKDYHQYANGMQSEPPTWRTDFNFHMYTSLIGLAQHNGVPTPFLDWTASPLVAIWFACDKVLNPENGADKVNEKDACVWAFPLTRLERGSHTENIGINVIRITDQTFPVAQGGIFTHDTLLYADYERDGTTKTLDERVAVQELKKFPLPTRVCFQREWASELMTMLSDYGVTGPRLMPTLPRVGQECLRILPNT from the coding sequence ATGACCGTCAAGACGATTCCATGCGCCAGCGCCTCTGAAGTCATTGCCAAGTTGTGGGAAGCCTGCCCGATGGAGACCGGACCGGATGGTCTCCAGCGACGGCCGTGGATTTTTCGCGGGCATGCTTGTGCCTCTTGGAGTCTCCTGGCCTCTTCGCACCGTGAACTACTCAAGACACGCGATCAACTCGTCATTGATCGCCGTAATGCCAATGGCATTGCACTCAATTTCAATGGAACGACAGACAAGATCGAACCAGTCCGGTTGCGACGGATCGCCCTCATCAGAGCGACACGGTCAGCATGCCTCGATAGAGTGCTGAACTTTGGCCGCATAGCGAGCGAACTCGGGTTGCTCTCTGGAACTTCCGCCAAGGACTATCACCAATATGCGAACGGGATGCAGAGTGAACCACCGACTTGGAGAACAGACTTCAACTTTCATATGTATACGTCGCTCATAGGGCTTGCACAGCACAATGGTGTGCCCACGCCGTTTCTCGACTGGACCGCCAGCCCGCTCGTGGCGATCTGGTTTGCGTGCGACAAAGTACTCAATCCCGAGAACGGTGCAGATAAGGTCAACGAAAAAGACGCGTGCGTCTGGGCGTTCCCCTTGACGAGACTCGAACGCGGTAGTCACACTGAGAACATCGGCATCAATGTCATCCGTATCACCGACCAGACATTCCCCGTGGCTCAGGGCGGGATCTTCACGCATGACACGCTTCTGTATGCGGACTATGAGCGCGACGGCACCACGAAGACCCTTGACGAGCGAGTTGCAGTACAAGAGTTAAAGAAATTTCCGTTGCCCACACGAGTTTGTTTTCAACGAGAGTGGGCCTCAGAACTGATGACGATGCTCTCTGATTATGGCGTGACGGGTCCCCGCCTTATGCCAACGTTGCCCCGCGTAGGGCAGGAGTGTCTGAGGATTCTACCCAACACATAG
- a CDS encoding sigma-70 family RNA polymerase sigma factor: MREQSDEQIFERYRTGDVGAIRHLIERHHDDLIRFLTRLVGDRAAAEDVFQETFLQIHQSAGTFDSTRRFRPWLFTIAANKGRDYLRKKGRRRMLELSAPVGGNGEDGCDYVDLLEIDVPKPGTRAEEVERSTLVQNALDAMAWPLKEILLLAYFQRLSYAQIADELGIPLGTVKSRLHSAVATFAKRWREVSRGTGEVGDELDGMKDGPMGEDSSGGDS; the protein is encoded by the coding sequence GTGCGCGAGCAGAGCGACGAGCAGATCTTCGAGCGATATCGGACGGGTGACGTCGGCGCGATCCGTCACCTGATCGAGCGGCATCACGACGACCTGATCCGGTTTCTGACGCGTCTTGTGGGGGATCGGGCCGCCGCGGAGGATGTGTTCCAGGAGACATTCCTCCAGATTCACCAGAGTGCCGGGACATTCGACTCGACGCGTCGATTTCGCCCGTGGCTTTTCACGATCGCGGCGAACAAGGGGCGTGACTACCTGCGTAAGAAGGGCCGGCGACGGATGCTGGAACTCTCGGCCCCGGTCGGTGGGAACGGCGAGGACGGATGCGATTACGTGGATCTTCTCGAGATCGATGTTCCCAAGCCGGGGACGCGGGCCGAGGAGGTCGAACGCAGCACCCTGGTACAGAACGCCTTGGACGCGATGGCGTGGCCCCTGAAGGAGATCCTGTTGCTCGCGTATTTCCAGCGGCTGAGTTATGCCCAGATTGCCGACGAGTTGGGGATTCCGTTGGGCACGGTGAAGTCGAGATTGCACTCGGCGGTCGCGACGTTTGCCAAACGCTGGCGCGAGGTCTCACGGGGCACGGGTGAAGTGGGCGACGAGTTGGATGGCATGAAGGATGGACCGATGGGCGAGGACTCGAGTGGGGGTGATTCGTGA
- a CDS encoding DUF4286 family protein: MGEGSENTIVYEVVATLPNEAVAERYVRWMLDGHAAAVVAGGARTAQVDRLTGDQDQAPIRVRSRYEFANMRAFESYVEHHAPALRAEGQRFFPAAEGIEFSRSVWARLGRFDAPGS, encoded by the coding sequence ATGGGCGAAGGTTCCGAGAACACCATTGTGTATGAGGTTGTGGCGACTTTGCCCAATGAAGCCGTCGCCGAGCGATATGTTCGGTGGATGCTCGACGGGCATGCGGCGGCCGTGGTGGCGGGCGGGGCGAGAACGGCCCAGGTTGACCGCCTGACCGGGGACCAGGATCAGGCACCCATTCGGGTCCGGAGCCGGTACGAGTTCGCGAACATGCGCGCGTTTGAGTCGTACGTGGAGCACCATGCCCCAGCGCTCCGAGCCGAGGGTCAGCGTTTCTTCCCTGCCGCCGAGGGGATCGAGTTTTCGAGGAGTGTCTGGGCGCGATTGGGCCGGTTCGACGCTCCGGGTTCGTGA
- a CDS encoding sigma-70 family RNA polymerase sigma factor, which yields MDDSRPQHRSPDSDLPRLLRDAASGDPRAWHDLVQLYSKRVYALAKSRCRSHDVAEEITQSVFATLAERLGRQEYQELGKFEAWIFRITINRVRDHIRRLKRRPASEPIHDDTVQSEDPGLAEGTPALDRLREALHELPDADQEVVHLRHFAQLSFAQMADLLEEPVGTLLARHHRALKKLRTILERADQGARQELTP from the coding sequence TTGGACGACTCGCGTCCCCAACACCGTTCTCCCGATTCCGACCTGCCGAGGTTGCTGCGCGACGCCGCCTCTGGAGATCCGCGTGCCTGGCATGATCTTGTCCAACTCTACAGCAAGCGCGTCTACGCCCTGGCCAAGAGCCGGTGCCGATCGCACGACGTCGCCGAAGAGATTACCCAGTCTGTCTTCGCGACGCTCGCCGAGCGTCTCGGAAGGCAGGAGTACCAGGAACTGGGCAAGTTCGAGGCGTGGATCTTCCGGATCACCATCAATCGCGTGCGGGACCACATCCGCCGCCTCAAGCGTCGCCCCGCGTCCGAGCCGATCCACGACGACACGGTCCAGAGTGAAGACCCCGGCCTTGCCGAGGGAACTCCCGCGCTCGATCGCCTCCGCGAGGCGTTGCACGAACTCCCCGACGCCGATCAGGAGGTCGTGCACCTCCGCCACTTCGCCCAACTCTCCTTCGCCCAGATGGCGGACCTCCTCGAAGAACCCGTGGGAACGCTCCTCGCCCGCCACCATCGGGCTCTCAAAAAACTCCGCACCATCCTCGAGCGCGCCGACCAGGGCGCGCGCCAGGAGTTGACGCCATGA
- a CDS encoding methionine--tRNA ligase subunit beta — MAEAGSVETKAVVSFEEFARLDLRVAKIVHAENHPSADRLYKLQVDDGSGTPRQICAGIREHYALEDLVGKTIVIVANLAPRMIRGEESRGMLLAASNAGKDAPDRRVVVLTTASEMAPGAIVS, encoded by the coding sequence ATGGCGGAAGCGGGCAGTGTCGAGACCAAAGCGGTGGTGAGTTTCGAGGAGTTTGCGAGACTCGATCTTCGTGTCGCGAAGATCGTGCATGCCGAGAACCATCCATCGGCGGACCGCCTGTACAAACTCCAGGTCGACGACGGCTCGGGGACGCCACGCCAGATTTGTGCCGGGATCCGCGAGCACTATGCGCTCGAGGATCTCGTCGGGAAGACGATCGTCATCGTGGCCAATCTGGCGCCGCGGATGATCCGGGGCGAGGAGTCGCGCGGGATGCTCCTTGCGGCGAGCAATGCCGGGAAGGACGCACCGGATCGTCGCGTGGTTGTGCTCACGACGGCGTCGGAGATGGCACCGGGCGCGATCGTCTCCTGA